In a genomic window of Barnesiella propionica:
- a CDS encoding DEAD/DEAH box helicase — protein sequence MKTFEELGIGDSILKAITEMGYEQPMPVQEQVIPHLLYEDTDLVALAQTGTGKTAAFGLPVIQRIDIKNNQPQALILSPTRELCLQIASDLADYSKYIDGLRVLPVYGGSSIDSQIRMLRKGVHIVVATPGRLLDLIERKTVYLDNVSTVIMDEADEMLNMGFLDSINAILSKVPENRKTLLFSATMPAEIAKIARNYMHNPQEVVIGSRNEGAANVKHVYYLVHAKDKYLALKRIADFYPNIYGIIFCRTRRETQEIADQLIQDGYNADSLHGELSQQQRDAVMQKFRVRNIQLLVATDVAARGLDVNDLTHVINYGLPDDIETYTHRSGRTGRAGKSGISIAIVHVKEKGRLREIERKIGKQFEKGHVPTGTEICEKQLFNLVDRIEKVKVNEEEIASYLPSIFRKLEWLSEQDIIKRIVSLEFNRLLDYYKDSNELDVPDERGRKDGKRGRDDREGGKRDSGRDRTRAAEPGFARLFINVGKTDGFFPNNLIELVNNNVRGRVDIGRIDLMPSFSFFDVDEKSAHRVISGLKNCDFFGRRINVEIAGEKKSEGGRRRKPSPESRESYGHSKKRSYNHEKFSSDKSKKRASSKKK from the coding sequence ATGAAAACATTTGAAGAATTAGGAATTGGTGATTCAATACTCAAGGCAATCACCGAAATGGGATATGAACAACCTATGCCCGTGCAGGAGCAGGTAATCCCGCATTTGTTATATGAAGATACCGATTTGGTAGCTTTGGCACAGACAGGAACAGGGAAGACGGCAGCATTTGGTTTGCCGGTAATACAGCGAATAGACATAAAAAATAATCAGCCTCAGGCTCTTATTCTTTCTCCTACGCGTGAATTATGTTTACAGATCGCCAGCGATCTGGCCGATTATTCCAAATATATTGATGGCCTACGGGTACTTCCTGTATATGGCGGTTCCAGTATAGACAGCCAGATACGAATGTTACGGAAAGGAGTACATATAGTTGTTGCCACTCCCGGACGTTTGTTAGACCTGATCGAACGGAAAACGGTATATCTCGATAATGTTTCGACCGTGATTATGGATGAAGCGGACGAAATGCTTAATATGGGTTTTCTGGATAGTATTAATGCGATATTATCGAAGGTTCCGGAGAACCGAAAAACATTATTGTTTTCTGCAACGATGCCTGCTGAGATTGCTAAGATTGCCCGGAACTATATGCATAACCCGCAAGAGGTGGTTATCGGTAGCCGTAATGAGGGAGCTGCAAATGTAAAGCATGTATATTATCTGGTTCACGCCAAAGATAAATATTTAGCATTGAAACGTATTGCCGATTTTTACCCCAATATATACGGTATTATATTTTGCCGTACGCGTAGAGAAACACAGGAAATAGCGGATCAGTTGATTCAGGACGGATATAATGCCGATTCTTTACATGGAGAACTTTCCCAGCAGCAGCGCGATGCGGTAATGCAAAAATTTCGTGTACGTAATATTCAGTTACTTGTGGCAACCGATGTAGCAGCCCGGGGGCTGGATGTGAACGATCTTACTCACGTAATTAATTATGGCTTGCCCGACGATATAGAAACTTATACTCATCGTAGCGGTCGTACGGGCCGGGCCGGTAAATCGGGTATATCTATAGCTATCGTTCATGTTAAGGAAAAAGGCCGTCTACGTGAAATAGAGCGCAAAATCGGTAAACAATTTGAAAAAGGGCATGTTCCTACCGGAACTGAAATATGTGAGAAACAACTTTTCAATTTGGTCGATCGTATTGAGAAAGTGAAGGTAAACGAAGAAGAGATAGCATCTTATTTGCCTTCTATTTTTCGTAAGCTGGAGTGGCTGAGTGAACAAGATATTATTAAACGAATCGTCTCTCTTGAGTTTAACCGTTTGTTGGATTATTATAAAGATTCGAACGAGTTGGATGTGCCGGACGAACGTGGCCGTAAAGATGGCAAAAGAGGACGAGATGACAGAGAAGGGGGAAAGAGAGATTCGGGCCGTGACAGGACTCGGGCTGCTGAACCTGGTTTCGCCCGTTTGTTCATTAATGTAGGAAAAACGGACGGATTTTTTCCCAATAATCTTATCGAGTTGGTTAATAATAATGTACGGGGCCGGGTAGATATAGGCCGTATAGATCTGATGCCTTCTTTCTCGTTCTTCGATGTGGATGAAAAGTCAGCCCACCGGGTGATAAGCGGACTCAAGAATTGCGACTTCTTCGGTCGTCGTATAAATGTGGAAATAGCCGGAGAGAAAAAAAGCGAAGGTGGTCGTAGACGAAAGCCGAGTCCGGAATCCAGAGAGTCGTATGGACATTCAAAGAAAAGAAGTTATAATCATGAAAAATTTTCTTCGGATAAATCGAAAAAGAGAGCCTCTTCCAAGAAAAAGTAA
- a CDS encoding helix-turn-helix domain-containing protein, producing the protein MDNCNESNIPNIIQKTFFERNLAIFNSFPKNLQVAYQPLQTTHACIFLCLDGEVEISLNLKHYTIKKNNLLFLFPGVIWKYHKKSPDLSFIILIAKTEFLQQLQVNLQKALSMSVYIIQYPITQLTPTETEGLVDSISFLKRKTETETVNTDVIKFTFQAISAEIDMIFKQRYKVRPIKISRKEEIMKNFMQLLLKHYKQHRDVQFYANELCITPKHLSLVIKQTTKKGANEIINEYVTLQAKSMIKSSTLTIQQISNELNFANQSFFGKFFKRQTGMSPKQYRQL; encoded by the coding sequence ATGGATAACTGTAATGAGAGTAATATCCCCAATATCATACAAAAAACATTCTTTGAACGCAATTTAGCAATTTTCAATAGTTTTCCTAAAAACTTACAGGTTGCCTACCAACCCCTTCAGACTACCCATGCCTGTATTTTTCTATGTTTGGACGGTGAAGTTGAAATAAGTCTCAACTTGAAACACTACACTATAAAAAAGAATAATCTGTTATTCCTTTTTCCCGGAGTTATCTGGAAATACCACAAAAAGAGTCCCGATCTTTCATTTATAATTCTTATTGCAAAAACGGAATTTCTCCAGCAGTTACAAGTTAATTTACAAAAGGCTTTATCTATGTCGGTTTACATCATTCAATATCCTATTACCCAACTCACTCCGACTGAAACAGAGGGTCTGGTAGATAGTATCTCTTTCCTGAAAAGAAAAACCGAAACCGAAACAGTAAATACAGATGTCATCAAATTCACGTTCCAAGCTATTTCTGCAGAGATTGATATGATCTTTAAACAAAGATATAAGGTACGGCCTATAAAAATATCCCGAAAAGAAGAAATAATGAAAAACTTTATGCAACTGTTGTTAAAGCACTATAAACAACACCGGGACGTACAGTTTTACGCCAACGAGCTTTGCATCACTCCCAAGCATTTATCCCTCGTTATAAAGCAAACGACAAAGAAAGGAGCGAACGAGATTATAAACGAATATGTTACATTACAGGCAAAATCTATGATAAAATCAAGTACTCTGACGATACAACAAATATCCAATGAACTGAACTTCGCCAATCAATCATTTTTCGGAAAATTTTTCAAAAGACAAACAGGCATGTCACCTAAACAATACCGGCAGTTATAA
- a CDS encoding NADPH-dependent FMN reductase family protein → MKKIVIIYDGITEELAKMVASQLQVGKESVRPISSLTPVKIKDYDTILLGLSANGNTEEAIKLLSGVDLKDKTVGLFGHCARKAGMEMFCSLTGRFHDFLKNSGAHFIGAMPVEDYKAGAPIVAEGNEYVGLAFDEAIDGKATDSRVQAWTDIMNNNPNSQPLFGSVRKK, encoded by the coding sequence ATGAAAAAGATAGTTATAATTTATGATGGAATTACCGAAGAATTAGCCAAAATGGTAGCATCACAATTGCAGGTAGGGAAAGAAAGCGTTCGTCCGATTTCGTCTCTCACTCCGGTAAAAATAAAAGATTATGATACGATTTTGCTGGGCTTGTCTGCTAATGGCAATACGGAAGAAGCTATTAAATTATTGTCTGGGGTAGATCTGAAAGATAAAACCGTTGGTTTGTTTGGACATTGTGCCCGTAAAGCCGGAATGGAGATGTTTTGTTCACTTACTGGACGTTTTCATGATTTCTTGAAAAATTCGGGAGCCCATTTTATCGGAGCGATGCCCGTTGAAGATTATAAGGCGGGTGCGCCTATCGTAGCGGAAGGAAACGAATATGTAGGCTTGGCTTTTGACGAAGCTATTGATGGGAAAGCGACAGACTCCCGGGTGCAAGCATGGACCGATATAATGAATAACAATCCGAATTCTCAACCCCTATTCGGGTCTGTCCGTAAAAAATAA
- a CDS encoding glycosyltransferase family 2 protein codes for MAMHPLFSIITITFNAGLTLRPTLESVSKQTFNDFEYIIVDGASTDNTLNIVSDYRHIITHTISEKDKGLYDAMNKGLRNASGEYLIFLNAGDSFYNEDTLKIIAEYINISNNPDILYGETALVNSKRNFISMRRLKAPEKLSWKSFRKGMLVCHQAFIARRTIAPEYDLTYRFSSDFDWCIRCMRQAKIITNTHTILINYLNEGVTTKNRKLSLKERYRIMVKYYGSIPVVLWHLWFAARFFTARLTGKE; via the coding sequence ATGGCAATGCACCCTTTATTTTCTATCATTACAATCACATTCAATGCCGGTCTCACATTAAGACCGACACTGGAAAGTGTATCCAAACAGACTTTTAATGATTTTGAATATATTATTGTCGATGGAGCATCGACCGATAATACACTGAATATCGTATCGGATTACAGGCACATCATAACCCATACGATAAGCGAAAAAGATAAAGGATTATACGATGCCATGAACAAAGGATTAAGAAACGCTTCGGGTGAATATCTGATATTCCTGAATGCAGGAGATTCCTTTTACAATGAAGACACGTTGAAAATCATTGCCGAATATATAAATATAAGTAACAATCCGGATATTCTATACGGAGAAACGGCGTTAGTAAATTCAAAACGGAACTTTATAAGTATGAGACGGCTAAAAGCACCTGAAAAGCTATCCTGGAAAAGCTTTCGCAAAGGCATGCTGGTATGTCACCAAGCCTTCATAGCCCGGCGGACAATTGCACCGGAATATGACCTGACATACCGTTTTTCGTCAGACTTCGACTGGTGTATTCGATGCATGAGGCAAGCAAAAATCATAACAAATACACATACGATTCTTATTAATTATTTAAATGAAGGTGTGACAACCAAAAACAGAAAACTATCGTTAAAAGAACGTTACCGCATCATGGTCAAATACTACGGGAGTATCCCGGTTGTATTATGGCATTTATGGTTTGCCGCAAGATTCTTCACAGCCCGTCTGACAGGAAAAGAATAA
- a CDS encoding glycosyltransferase, producing the protein MKVTFVNTSDCKGGAAIACKRLMNALNKNNIDVNMVVASACGQSPHIIDCNAGKFKKILYRWKFLWERLVIFFNNSFSRKRLFDVSTAETGTNISTIKEIQEADIIHLHWINQGMLSLHDIKKILNCGKPIVWTMHDMWPITGICHYAWDCSHYETGCGSCPQLSSYNKKDLSYRTGVKKESLFRNIHFVAVSSWLKNCADKSYIGRNNTCTVIPNVIDTGIFFPRDKEASRNKFAFLPTDRILVFGAAKLNSPIKGFDLLKKALEKPEIQHTFGKNILLVLFGDIKNDPDFLKNVPCRYMHLGIINDTETLAELYTAADMTVSAAHYETFGQTLIESMACGTPVVSFNSGGQQDIILHKKTGYLAAYPSTEDLSQGIFWVLKNTPNNEMEQSCIERVNTLYSSSAVASRYIQFYKQILSR; encoded by the coding sequence ATGAAAGTTACATTTGTTAATACATCCGATTGCAAGGGAGGAGCGGCCATCGCTTGTAAAAGGCTGATGAACGCGCTGAACAAAAACAACATAGATGTAAATATGGTGGTAGCTTCAGCTTGCGGACAATCACCTCATATCATCGATTGCAATGCTGGAAAATTTAAAAAGATTCTGTATCGTTGGAAATTTTTATGGGAAAGGCTCGTCATATTTTTCAATAACAGTTTTTCCCGCAAAAGACTATTCGATGTATCTACGGCGGAGACAGGAACAAATATTTCTACGATAAAAGAAATACAGGAAGCCGACATTATACATCTGCACTGGATAAATCAGGGAATGCTTTCTCTTCATGATATAAAAAAGATACTGAACTGCGGTAAACCTATCGTATGGACCATGCACGACATGTGGCCTATTACCGGTATTTGTCATTACGCTTGGGACTGCTCCCATTATGAGACCGGATGCGGTTCTTGCCCGCAACTATCCTCCTACAACAAAAAGGACTTATCGTACCGGACCGGAGTGAAAAAAGAATCACTTTTCCGGAATATCCATTTTGTTGCTGTCAGTTCCTGGCTGAAAAATTGCGCAGACAAAAGCTATATAGGACGTAACAATACATGCACGGTCATTCCCAATGTAATAGATACGGGGATTTTCTTTCCCCGGGATAAGGAAGCTTCAAGAAATAAATTTGCTTTCCTTCCCACAGACCGTATTCTGGTTTTCGGTGCGGCAAAACTGAATAGTCCCATCAAAGGATTCGACTTGTTAAAAAAAGCCCTGGAAAAGCCGGAAATACAGCATACATTCGGCAAAAATATCTTGCTTGTCCTTTTCGGAGATATAAAAAACGACCCGGATTTTCTGAAAAACGTTCCCTGCCGATATATGCATTTGGGAATCATAAACGATACCGAGACCCTTGCAGAACTTTATACAGCAGCAGACATGACAGTATCGGCCGCCCATTATGAAACTTTCGGACAAACTCTGATCGAATCGATGGCATGCGGGACTCCTGTAGTTTCATTCAACAGTGGCGGGCAACAGGATATAATTCTTCACAAAAAGACAGGATATCTGGCTGCTTATCCTTCCACCGAAGACTTGTCTCAAGGTATTTTTTGGGTATTAAAAAACACACCTAATAATGAAATGGAACAATCCTGTATTGAAAGAGTAAACACTCTGTATTCGTCTTCAGCGGTAGCATCCCGCTACATTCAATTCTACAAACAGATTCTTTCCCGATAA
- the wecC gene encoding UDP-N-acetyl-D-mannosamine dehydrogenase — MKKVVFLGLGYIGLPTAAVAARHGYQVVGVDVNPAVVETINQGKIHIVEPDLDEIVKEVVRTGNLRAVCKPEPADAFFIVVPTPFKQNHRADITYVESATRSVIPYLKDGDLFVIESTSPVFTTEKMAGIIYKERPELKGKIFIAYCPERVLPGNTLYELVHNDRVIGGIDKASTDKAIEFYSVFVKGKLHRTNARTAEMCKLTENSSRDSQIAFANELSMICDKAGVNVWELIDLANKHPRVNILQPGCGVGGHCIAVDPWFIVSDYPEQAQLIKRARETNDYKADWCANKVMDACRKFVEENEREPVVACMGLAFKPNIDDLRESPAKYIASRIISESRADVLVVEPNIRAHASFNLTDYREAYRKADIVVWLVRHTPFVELPREENKLELDFCGVRK; from the coding sequence ATGAAAAAGGTCGTATTCTTAGGTTTAGGATATATCGGCTTACCTACTGCGGCGGTAGCGGCCCGGCATGGCTATCAGGTAGTAGGTGTCGATGTGAATCCTGCCGTTGTGGAAACGATAAATCAGGGAAAAATACATATCGTGGAACCCGATTTGGATGAAATAGTGAAAGAGGTCGTTCGTACGGGTAATTTACGCGCGGTATGTAAGCCCGAACCGGCAGACGCTTTTTTTATTGTTGTTCCTACCCCGTTCAAACAAAATCACCGGGCGGATATCACTTATGTGGAATCTGCGACGCGTTCGGTTATCCCGTATCTTAAAGACGGAGATTTATTCGTGATAGAATCGACATCACCGGTTTTTACGACCGAAAAAATGGCCGGTATTATTTATAAAGAACGTCCTGAGCTAAAAGGAAAAATATTTATAGCTTATTGTCCGGAGCGAGTTTTGCCGGGAAATACCCTTTATGAACTTGTTCATAACGATCGGGTTATCGGAGGTATAGATAAAGCTTCTACCGATAAAGCCATAGAATTTTATTCGGTATTCGTAAAAGGTAAGTTACATCGTACGAATGCCAGAACGGCAGAGATGTGTAAATTGACGGAAAATTCGTCTCGGGATTCCCAGATCGCTTTTGCAAACGAACTTTCCATGATATGCGACAAGGCAGGAGTTAATGTGTGGGAACTTATAGACCTGGCCAATAAACATCCGAGGGTAAATATACTACAACCCGGTTGCGGTGTAGGAGGGCATTGTATCGCTGTAGATCCCTGGTTTATCGTTTCGGATTATCCCGAACAGGCACAGTTGATAAAACGTGCCCGTGAAACCAATGATTATAAGGCGGACTGGTGTGCGAATAAGGTTATGGATGCATGCCGTAAATTCGTGGAAGAAAATGAAAGAGAACCTGTAGTCGCCTGTATGGGACTGGCTTTTAAGCCTAATATTGACGATCTTCGTGAATCTCCTGCTAAATATATAGCATCACGTATTATTTCCGAGTCCAGGGCAGATGTTCTGGTTGTGGAACCCAATATCCGTGCACATGCCAGTTTCAATCTGACCGATTATCGGGAGGCATACCGTAAAGCCGATATAGTAGTGTGGCTAGTGCGTCATACCCCTTTTGTCGAGTTACCAAGAGAAGAGAATAAACTGGAACTGGATTTTTGTGGAGTAAGAAAATGA
- the wecB gene encoding non-hydrolyzing UDP-N-acetylglucosamine 2-epimerase — protein sequence MKKILLVFGTRPEAIKMAPLVKLLQRETDFFETKVCVTAQHRQMLDQVLEMFEIVPDYDLDIMAPNQDLYDITSKVLLGLRQVLKDFCPDVVLVHGDTTTSMAASLAAFYQQISVGHVEAGLRTFDLYSPWPEEMNRQVTDRVCTYYFAPTQKSKDNLLHENIDADKIFVTGNTVIDALLMAVSIISGKPGIKESLHEEVCRKGYTVGERKYILVTGHRRENFGEGFLHICQAIREIAAEYPEMDIVYPVHLNPNVQKPVYELLSGLDNVYLISPLDYLPFIYAMQNSLLLLTDSGGVQEEAPSLGKPVLVMRNTTERPEAVEAGTVKLVGTDSITIVKSVKELLDDPELYKRMSETHNPYGDGHACERIIAALK from the coding sequence ATGAAAAAAATATTATTGGTTTTCGGTACACGGCCTGAGGCGATAAAGATGGCTCCGTTGGTGAAGCTTCTACAGCGTGAGACAGACTTTTTTGAGACGAAGGTGTGTGTAACTGCACAGCACCGGCAAATGTTGGACCAGGTTCTGGAGATGTTTGAAATTGTACCTGATTATGATTTGGATATTATGGCTCCCAATCAGGATTTATATGACATCACTTCTAAAGTTTTGCTGGGTTTACGTCAGGTTCTGAAGGACTTTTGTCCTGATGTGGTTTTGGTACATGGAGATACTACAACATCTATGGCGGCGTCTTTGGCAGCTTTTTATCAGCAGATAAGCGTAGGACATGTGGAAGCGGGTTTGCGGACATTCGATTTATACTCGCCGTGGCCCGAAGAGATGAACCGGCAGGTAACGGACCGTGTATGTACTTATTATTTTGCTCCGACTCAAAAATCGAAAGACAATTTATTGCATGAGAATATCGATGCTGACAAAATATTCGTTACCGGGAATACTGTTATCGATGCATTGCTTATGGCTGTCAGTATTATTTCGGGAAAACCGGGGATAAAGGAAAGCTTACACGAAGAGGTATGCCGCAAAGGTTATACTGTCGGAGAGAGAAAATATATTCTGGTTACAGGACATCGCAGGGAGAATTTCGGAGAAGGATTCCTGCATATTTGTCAGGCCATCCGGGAAATTGCTGCAGAATATCCGGAAATGGACATTGTATATCCGGTACATCTTAATCCGAATGTTCAGAAACCTGTTTATGAGCTTCTTTCCGGGTTAGATAATGTTTATCTTATTTCTCCTCTTGATTATTTACCGTTTATTTATGCTATGCAGAATAGTCTTCTTTTGTTGACGGATAGCGGCGGGGTACAGGAAGAAGCCCCATCTTTGGGTAAACCAGTCCTCGTTATGCGTAACACGACCGAACGTCCCGAGGCGGTCGAAGCCGGTACGGTGAAACTGGTAGGTACGGATAGTATAACCATTGTGAAAAGCGTGAAAGAACTGCTTGATGATCCTGAGTTATATAAAAGAATGTCCGAGACACATAATCCTTATGGTGACGGGCATGCCTGTGAAAGGATTATTGCTGCTTTAAAATAG
- a CDS encoding glycosyltransferase: MKVLYTFGGISHYLDALLNKQQEKGAGIVTVIPEKGNATIGKGVHMVEGGRYKRVYAAEKNMFYGKCAFPALPQIVSDEKPDIVVMGWPYFLQFFFQPKLRKAIKKSGAKLVIREIPFQTPPYGRIRPYFEEHAMYDENMNLLSKGAGFYIRQYITMHIRRYCYARAAGTLNYSSVAYDILPSYGVKKENIHVTYNATDTEALLKERDHVRSGKPLLPVCNKRILHIGRLVKWKRVDLLIDAFKKIVPEFPDAELVIVGDGPELDNLKRQAEESGFGEQIRFTGSIYKPQELGAYMNESTLYVLAGMGGLSINDAMTYGMPVICSVCDSTEKDLVTDGRNGFFFKEGDADSLAEKIKTIFASPELRADMQKESERIIREKINLESVSDRFLEAFTTILKQQ, translated from the coding sequence ATGAAGGTCTTATACACATTCGGCGGCATTTCACATTATCTGGACGCATTACTTAACAAACAGCAGGAAAAGGGAGCCGGAATAGTAACCGTTATTCCCGAGAAAGGAAATGCAACAATAGGTAAGGGAGTTCATATGGTAGAAGGCGGGCGTTACAAACGCGTATATGCAGCGGAAAAAAACATGTTTTATGGAAAGTGCGCATTCCCTGCTTTACCGCAAATCGTATCGGATGAAAAGCCGGATATCGTTGTCATGGGTTGGCCTTATTTCCTTCAATTTTTTTTCCAGCCAAAATTAAGAAAAGCGATTAAAAAATCGGGGGCTAAACTGGTAATCCGGGAAATTCCGTTCCAAACTCCTCCTTACGGAAGGATACGGCCTTACTTCGAGGAACATGCGATGTATGACGAAAATATGAATTTGCTGAGCAAAGGAGCAGGATTCTATATACGGCAATATATAACGATGCATATCCGCCGGTATTGTTATGCACGGGCGGCGGGAACATTGAACTATTCGTCCGTTGCCTATGACATATTACCTTCTTACGGCGTAAAAAAAGAGAATATTCACGTCACCTATAATGCTACCGACACGGAAGCTTTACTTAAAGAAAGAGATCATGTACGATCCGGTAAACCTTTATTGCCTGTATGCAACAAACGTATATTGCATATAGGACGATTGGTGAAGTGGAAGCGGGTTGACCTGTTAATAGATGCTTTTAAAAAGATCGTACCGGAATTTCCCGATGCCGAATTAGTCATCGTAGGAGACGGCCCTGAACTGGACAACCTGAAACGTCAGGCGGAAGAAAGTGGTTTCGGGGAACAGATACGTTTTACAGGAAGTATTTATAAACCTCAGGAACTGGGAGCTTATATGAACGAATCTACTTTATATGTATTGGCCGGAATGGGTGGTCTGTCCATTAACGATGCCATGACATACGGTATGCCGGTGATATGTTCTGTATGCGACAGTACAGAAAAAGATCTGGTCACGGATGGCCGGAACGGTTTCTTTTTCAAAGAAGGAGACGCTGATAGTCTGGCTGAAAAGATCAAAACGATTTTTGCCTCACCGGAATTGCGCGCGGATATGCAAAAAGAATCGGAACGCATTATACGGGAAAAAATAAATCTGGAAAGCGTCTCCGACCGTTTTCTGGAAGCATTTACCACTATTTTAAAGCAGCAATAA